In a single window of the Tellurirhabdus bombi genome:
- a CDS encoding response regulator transcription factor: MPKLLLVEDDPNLGQLLQEYLSAKGYDTDLATDGNKGWQEFIANTYDLCIFDVMLPKKDGFSLAKEVRMSGRDIPIIFLTAKSMKEDTIHGFRVGADDYMTKPFSMEELLLRIQAILRRYRKEDTPAQSSIYQIGTYSFDYDHQLLSRNGNEQTQKLTSKESELLKLFAQNKNQPLSRSFALKLIWGDDSYFNARSMDVYITKLRKYLKEDESVQIVNLHGEGFKLMA, from the coding sequence ATGCCGAAACTCTTACTGGTAGAAGATGATCCGAACCTGGGTCAATTGTTGCAGGAGTATTTATCTGCTAAAGGCTACGATACGGACCTGGCAACGGACGGAAACAAGGGCTGGCAGGAGTTCATCGCCAACACCTACGATCTGTGCATTTTCGATGTGATGCTGCCCAAGAAAGACGGTTTTTCGCTGGCTAAGGAGGTTCGAATGTCGGGCCGGGACATTCCCATTATTTTCCTGACAGCCAAGTCCATGAAAGAAGACACGATTCATGGATTCCGCGTGGGAGCCGACGACTATATGACCAAACCGTTCAGCATGGAAGAGCTTTTGCTGCGGATTCAGGCTATTTTGCGCCGCTACCGGAAAGAAGACACACCAGCACAATCGTCTATCTACCAGATTGGTACGTATTCCTTCGATTATGATCACCAGCTATTGTCGCGGAACGGTAACGAACAGACCCAGAAACTAACCAGTAAGGAATCAGAGTTACTTAAATTATTTGCTCAAAATAAAAATCAGCCACTTAGTCGCAGCTTTGCCCTGAAACTCATCTGGGGTGACGATTCGTATTTCAACGCCCGGAGCATGGACGTTTATATCACCAAACTTCGGAAGTATTTGAAAGAAGACGAATCGGTGCAGATTGTCAACCTGCATGGCGAAGGGTTTAAACTAATGGCTTAA
- the hemB gene encoding porphobilinogen synthase, whose amino-acid sequence MIRRPRRNRQSAAMRDLVQETNLSVNDFIFPMFITEGERVRTEVASMPGIYRYSLDLLLDEIQECVDLGISAIDLFPNLSDSKKDKYATESYNPDGLFIRSVRAIKDRFPDLVVMTDVAMDPYSSDGHDGIVENGKILNDPTLEVLGKMTLAQAEAGADIIGPSDMMDGRVGYLRKALDEAGFQHVSIMSYTAKYASAFYGPFRDALNSAPKFGDKKTYQMNPANSREALIEAELDFAEGADILMVKPALAYLDIIKLLNDNFNIPIAAYNVSGEYAMIKAAARNGWLDGERAMLESLMAMKRAGAKIILTYFAKEFALLNQ is encoded by the coding sequence ATGATTCGAAGACCTCGTAGAAACCGCCAATCGGCCGCCATGCGCGATCTGGTGCAGGAAACCAATTTATCCGTCAACGACTTCATTTTTCCGATGTTTATCACGGAAGGCGAACGCGTTCGGACCGAAGTGGCCTCCATGCCCGGCATTTACCGGTATTCACTGGACTTGCTGCTGGACGAAATACAGGAATGTGTCGATTTAGGCATTTCAGCCATCGACTTATTTCCTAACCTGTCTGATTCTAAGAAAGATAAATACGCTACTGAAAGCTACAATCCCGACGGTTTGTTTATCCGGTCAGTCCGGGCGATCAAAGACCGTTTCCCCGATCTAGTGGTGATGACCGACGTGGCGATGGACCCTTACAGCTCCGACGGCCACGATGGCATTGTGGAGAATGGCAAAATCCTGAACGATCCGACGCTGGAAGTACTGGGTAAAATGACGCTTGCTCAGGCCGAAGCCGGAGCCGACATCATCGGACCTTCCGACATGATGGATGGCCGGGTGGGCTACCTGCGGAAGGCGCTGGACGAAGCTGGTTTTCAGCATGTTTCCATTATGTCTTACACGGCAAAATACGCTAGTGCGTTCTACGGTCCATTCCGGGATGCCCTGAATTCGGCTCCCAAGTTTGGCGATAAAAAAACCTACCAGATGAATCCGGCCAATAGTCGGGAGGCGCTGATCGAAGCCGAACTGGATTTTGCGGAAGGAGCAGATATTCTGATGGTTAAACCCGCGCTGGCTTATCTGGACATCATTAAACTGCTGAACGATAACTTCAACATTCCGATTGCGGCATACAACGTTAGCGGCGAATACGCCATGATTAAGGCGGCGGCCCGCAACGGCTGGCTGGACGGCGAACGCGCCATGCTTGAGTCGCTGATGGCCATGAAACGCGCCGGAGCCAAAATCATCCTGACGTACTTTGCCAAGGAATTCGCCCTCTTAAATCAATAA
- a CDS encoding dihydroorotase — protein sequence MPTLLILNARLVNEGQIRDADVYIKDGFIEQIGTGLSGRTADTVIDAQGQYLLPGVIDDQVHFREPGLTHKATIASEARAAVAGGTTSFMEMPNTVPNALTQTLLADKYAIAERTSLANYSFFMGGSNDNIDEVLRTDARNVCGIKLFMGSSTGNMLVDNVQVLETVFSQSPMLIATHCEDEATIRAATEHYRQQYGEDAPARIHPLVRDEQACLKSSSLAVSLAKKYNTRLHILHISTADELSLFTNDIPLSQKRITAEVCVHHLWFSADDYEQLGNQIKCNPAIKAPHNRTALWEGLLDDRLDIIATDHAPHTWPEKQQTYWKAPSGLPLVQHALTMMLQAVQEGKITLERVVEKMSHAPAECFQIDRRGYVREGYWADLVLVDSKKPTTISKENIQYQCGWSPLEGSTFSSSVTHTIVSGHVAYANGQFNNLITGKRLVFNR from the coding sequence ATGCCCACGCTGCTGATTCTCAACGCCCGGCTGGTAAACGAAGGCCAGATTCGGGATGCTGACGTATACATAAAAGATGGTTTCATCGAACAGATTGGAACGGGCCTGAGCGGACGCACCGCCGACACGGTGATTGACGCGCAGGGGCAATACCTGCTCCCGGGCGTTATCGACGACCAGGTGCATTTCCGGGAGCCGGGCCTCACCCACAAGGCAACCATTGCTTCGGAAGCGCGGGCCGCCGTAGCCGGTGGGACCACTTCCTTCATGGAAATGCCCAATACGGTTCCAAATGCGCTGACGCAGACCTTACTGGCCGACAAATACGCCATCGCCGAACGGACTTCGCTGGCGAACTACTCGTTTTTTATGGGTGGCTCAAACGATAACATCGACGAGGTATTACGGACAGACGCGCGCAACGTTTGCGGCATTAAACTCTTCATGGGTTCGTCGACGGGCAACATGCTGGTGGATAATGTACAGGTGCTGGAAACGGTGTTTAGCCAAAGTCCGATGCTCATTGCCACCCACTGCGAAGACGAAGCAACCATCCGGGCGGCCACCGAACACTATCGGCAGCAATACGGTGAAGACGCCCCCGCCCGCATTCACCCGTTGGTTCGCGATGAGCAGGCTTGTTTGAAATCTTCGTCGCTGGCGGTGAGTCTGGCGAAGAAATACAATACCCGACTGCACATTTTGCACATCTCAACGGCGGATGAGCTGAGCTTGTTTACCAACGACATTCCGCTCAGCCAAAAGCGCATTACGGCGGAGGTCTGTGTGCATCATCTCTGGTTTTCGGCGGATGATTACGAGCAATTGGGTAACCAAATCAAGTGTAACCCGGCCATTAAAGCGCCCCACAACCGGACCGCACTCTGGGAAGGCTTGCTAGACGACCGGCTCGACATCATTGCCACCGACCATGCTCCGCACACCTGGCCCGAAAAACAGCAAACGTACTGGAAAGCCCCATCTGGTCTGCCGCTGGTTCAGCACGCACTGACCATGATGCTGCAAGCGGTTCAGGAAGGTAAAATTACGCTTGAACGCGTGGTAGAGAAGATGAGCCACGCCCCGGCGGAGTGCTTTCAGATCGACCGGCGTGGGTATGTGCGGGAAGGTTACTGGGCCGATTTAGTTCTGGTTGATTCGAAGAAGCCGACCACTATTTCGAAAGAGAACATACAATACCAATGTGGCTGGTCGCCGCTGGAGGGAAGTACCTTTAGCTCGTCCGTTACACACACGATTGTTTCCGGGCATGTGGCCTACGCGAATGGGCAGTTTAACAATTTGATAACAGGAAAGCGTTTAGTATTTAACCGATAA
- a CDS encoding BatD family protein, giving the protein MQENPISIELGETNISIERPFTISVILKNSETRPTITFPDIKGFTKRGRETSVTTNLLNGKSIVSQIITQNYLANKTGQYELPAFTLTIDETSIRSEGATITVRAATTPPGSATAQSSSTAPQSQSISVPGPAFLSLSTSKNAVYVGEGFTVKLALFVAETYPFELSFYELEQQLQQLLKKLRPTNCWEENAGIAEVQSQPVTLNGKRFTEYRIYQATFFPLNKQPIQFPTAALQMVRFKPAATPGGKRIKEIVPFASKPLSIAVRALPPHPLNDRVPVGQYRLFDYVSRRNPAVGQSVQYDLRIDGEGNIASLPAPNLPQHAGLDIFPPEESTSINRSGGTVRGYKRFRYLLVPRQNGVFPLKKLFQFIYFDPQRNRYDTLYATQRIQVGGISTTAEDTVQVSLPGSIYTGIEKISSTNQPLNPQELIRIVANVLIMVMILGTIYLLWKK; this is encoded by the coding sequence ATGCAAGAAAACCCTATATCCATTGAGTTGGGTGAGACGAATATTTCGATTGAACGGCCTTTCACCATTTCTGTCATTTTAAAAAACAGCGAAACCCGCCCCACCATAACATTTCCAGATATTAAAGGCTTTACTAAACGCGGACGAGAAACCAGCGTTACAACCAATTTACTGAACGGAAAGTCTATCGTTTCTCAAATAATTACGCAAAATTACCTGGCTAATAAGACAGGCCAGTACGAATTACCTGCTTTCACGCTTACAATCGACGAAACCAGCATCCGCTCCGAAGGGGCAACCATCACCGTTAGAGCGGCTACCACTCCTCCCGGCTCAGCTACCGCCCAAAGCAGCTCTACCGCTCCGCAGTCGCAGTCAATCAGTGTTCCCGGCCCTGCTTTCCTTTCGCTTTCTACGTCAAAAAATGCAGTTTACGTGGGCGAAGGATTCACGGTAAAATTGGCACTATTTGTGGCCGAAACCTATCCGTTTGAGTTAAGTTTCTATGAACTCGAACAGCAGCTACAACAACTGTTAAAAAAGCTTCGCCCCACGAATTGTTGGGAGGAAAATGCCGGAATTGCCGAAGTCCAAAGCCAGCCGGTTACGCTCAACGGCAAGCGATTTACAGAGTATCGCATCTACCAGGCTACGTTTTTTCCACTCAACAAACAGCCCATTCAATTTCCGACGGCGGCCTTGCAAATGGTGCGCTTCAAACCAGCGGCCACGCCCGGAGGCAAGCGCATAAAAGAGATTGTCCCGTTTGCCTCAAAACCTTTAAGTATTGCCGTAAGAGCCTTGCCGCCGCACCCACTCAACGACCGCGTTCCGGTGGGCCAGTACCGGCTTTTTGATTACGTTTCCCGCCGCAATCCGGCGGTTGGGCAAAGTGTACAGTACGATTTGCGCATTGACGGCGAAGGCAATATCGCTTCGCTACCCGCTCCAAACCTGCCACAACACGCCGGACTTGACATTTTTCCACCCGAAGAGAGCACGTCTATCAACCGGAGTGGTGGGACGGTCAGGGGATATAAGCGATTTCGGTACCTGCTAGTACCCCGGCAAAACGGCGTTTTCCCCCTGAAAAAGCTGTTCCAGTTCATCTATTTCGATCCTCAGCGGAATCGATACGATACACTGTATGCCACGCAGCGAATACAGGTCGGCGGCATCAGCACAACGGCGGAAGACACCGTTCAGGTTAGTTTACCCGGCTCCATCTATACTGGTATCGAGAAAATAAGCAGCACCAATCAGCCCCTGAACCCCCAGGAATTGATACGAATTGTAGCCAATGTGCTGATTATGGTCATGATTCTGGGAACGATCTATTTACTTTGGAAGAAATAA
- the aroC gene encoding chorismate synthase produces MSSTYGTLFKISTYGESHGAAIGVVIDGCPAGIDFDTNFIQSELDRRKPGQSRITTQRREKDEFQVLSGLFEGKTTGTPISLVIWNEDQRSKDYSHIAQQFRPSHADYTYQQKYGIRDYRGGGRSSARETAARVAAGAIAKLLLQQQGVSIQAYVSQVGKLKLETPYQQLDLARAEENAVRCPDPVMAQEMFDYIDETRKKGDSIGGVVSCVIQGAPVGWGEPVFDKLHAELGKAMLSINAVKGFEYGSGFAGVELFGSEHNDEFYKDETGKVHTKSNHSGGIQGGISNGEDIYFRVAFKPVATIMQDQESVDADGNSVTVSGKGRHDPCVVPRAVPIVEAMAALVLADFYLRNKATQR; encoded by the coding sequence ATGAGCAGTACCTACGGAACCCTTTTCAAAATTTCTACTTACGGCGAATCGCACGGCGCGGCAATCGGTGTAGTCATCGATGGCTGTCCTGCCGGTATTGATTTTGATACCAATTTTATTCAGTCCGAGCTGGATCGTCGCAAGCCCGGCCAATCGCGCATCACGACGCAGCGGCGCGAGAAAGACGAATTTCAGGTTTTATCCGGTTTATTCGAAGGCAAAACAACCGGTACTCCCATCAGCCTGGTGATCTGGAACGAAGACCAGCGCAGTAAAGATTATTCGCACATTGCCCAGCAGTTCCGCCCTTCGCACGCGGATTATACCTACCAGCAAAAATACGGCATTCGCGATTACCGGGGCGGCGGACGCAGCTCCGCACGCGAAACGGCGGCTCGGGTAGCGGCGGGTGCCATTGCCAAGTTGCTGCTGCAACAGCAGGGCGTCTCGATTCAGGCGTATGTGTCGCAAGTAGGTAAATTAAAGCTGGAAACGCCTTACCAGCAGCTAGACCTTGCCCGGGCCGAAGAAAACGCCGTGCGTTGCCCTGATCCGGTAATGGCACAAGAGATGTTTGACTACATCGACGAAACGCGCAAAAAAGGTGATTCAATTGGCGGGGTCGTTTCCTGCGTTATTCAGGGGGCACCCGTGGGCTGGGGCGAGCCAGTATTCGATAAGTTACACGCAGAACTGGGTAAAGCCATGCTCAGCATCAACGCCGTGAAAGGCTTCGAATACGGCAGCGGATTTGCTGGCGTGGAGCTTTTTGGTTCAGAACACAACGACGAGTTTTATAAAGACGAAACCGGCAAAGTTCACACAAAATCAAACCATTCGGGGGGTATTCAGGGCGGCATTTCGAACGGAGAAGATATTTATTTCCGTGTTGCCTTCAAGCCCGTAGCCACCATTATGCAGGACCAGGAGAGCGTCGATGCCGATGGTAATTCGGTTACGGTCTCGGGCAAAGGCCGTCACGATCCCTGCGTAGTTCCCCGCGCCGTGCCTATCGTGGAAGCCATGGCCGCCCTGGTACTGGCTGATTTTTACCTGCGCAACAAAGCAACGCAACGCTGA
- a CDS encoding FAD:protein FMN transferase: MRYHRLFWIVGWLSWWISLTAQSQPLNRYAYNRGLFGTHFGLILYAPNDSLATTAKNAVYARMDSLNGVMSDYLDGSEINRLSATAGTNQWVPVSPSLFAVLQKAVSIAKASDGLFDPTVGPLAQLWRRAVRRKVFPSKADIRKAHRLVDYRLIELDSLKQAVKLKRAGMRLDVGGIGQGYAIDEGMAVLRTHGIRSALLDIGGDILVSDPPPGERGWRIQTGIGADTLKLYLKNIAITTSGADHRYLEHEGKRYSHLLDPRTGIGLRQHAWTTVIAPDGVRADALTKVFSVARIRKSKKLLKRFPGVSVWQVEQRKNKPTSWKSTGFDTYQ, encoded by the coding sequence TTGCGTTACCATCGCCTTTTTTGGATTGTTGGCTGGCTGAGCTGGTGGATTAGTCTAACGGCGCAAAGTCAGCCGCTCAATCGGTATGCGTACAACCGGGGACTGTTTGGGACGCATTTCGGCCTGATTCTGTACGCGCCCAACGACAGTCTGGCTACTACGGCCAAAAACGCCGTTTACGCCCGCATGGATTCCCTAAACGGCGTCATGAGCGATTACCTGGACGGGAGCGAAATCAATCGCTTGTCGGCGACGGCGGGCACCAACCAGTGGGTTCCGGTCTCGCCGTCCCTGTTTGCGGTTTTGCAAAAAGCTGTTAGTATCGCCAAGGCTTCGGATGGCCTGTTTGATCCTACGGTTGGCCCACTGGCGCAATTATGGCGGCGAGCGGTTCGCCGGAAAGTTTTTCCCAGTAAGGCCGATATTCGCAAAGCGCATCGTTTGGTTGATTACCGGCTTATCGAACTGGATTCCCTTAAGCAAGCAGTCAAGCTAAAGCGGGCTGGCATGCGGCTGGATGTTGGTGGTATTGGGCAAGGATACGCCATTGACGAAGGCATGGCCGTTTTACGGACCCACGGCATTCGATCTGCTTTGCTGGATATTGGCGGTGATATTCTGGTGAGTGATCCGCCGCCCGGTGAGCGCGGCTGGCGCATTCAGACCGGAATAGGTGCCGATACGCTGAAGCTCTATTTGAAAAATATTGCCATTACCACCTCCGGCGCCGATCATCGTTACCTGGAACACGAGGGGAAACGCTACTCCCACCTGCTTGACCCGCGAACGGGCATTGGGCTGCGCCAACATGCCTGGACAACAGTTATTGCCCCCGACGGCGTGCGGGCCGATGCGCTGACTAAAGTTTTCAGCGTGGCTCGTATTCGGAAAAGCAAGAAACTGCTGAAGCGTTTTCCGGGCGTTTCCGTCTGGCAGGTCGAGCAGCGCAAGAACAAACCAACTAGCTGGAAATCCACTGGTTTCGACACCTACCAATAA
- a CDS encoding ExbD/TolR family protein, whose amino-acid sequence MKFRRKNKFAAEVATSSLNDIMFFLLLFFLIISTVANPNVIKLLLPKASSAQQVAKKQVTLSVDGEKNYFIDKRPIDKANLETEMQTIMTGIAEPTIVVRFDKSLTVQDLVDVLQTGAKLNIKMVMATAK is encoded by the coding sequence TTGAAATTCCGTCGGAAAAATAAATTTGCTGCTGAGGTAGCTACCTCCTCGCTGAACGACATCATGTTCTTTCTGCTGTTGTTCTTTTTGATTATTTCGACCGTTGCCAATCCGAACGTCATCAAGCTTTTATTGCCAAAAGCGTCGTCGGCGCAGCAGGTTGCGAAAAAACAGGTTACGTTGTCGGTCGATGGCGAAAAAAACTACTTCATCGACAAACGCCCCATCGACAAAGCGAACCTGGAAACAGAAATGCAAACCATTATGACGGGTATTGCCGAGCCAACCATTGTGGTTCGGTTTGACAAGTCGCTAACGGTACAGGATCTGGTCGATGTGCTGCAAACAGGGGCCAAATTGAACATCAAAATGGTCATGGCTACCGCCAAATAG
- a CDS encoding MotA/TolQ/ExbB proton channel family protein produces MILLQASPAIDTTATAAQAQTQSIQLFDLVAKGGWVMIPISILFFLTLYLIIERWLFIRSNTKVDDNFIDNVKDMVMQGNIKSAESFCKNQRNSIGRIFEKAVGRLGSPIKDIEGTLETVGQIEISRLERNLGYLGIIAGIAPMLGFIGTISGIIRIFYDISLSDNISVGIIAGGLYEKMITSGAGLVVGVIAYTGYHLLNMLIEKFTLKLEINAFEFMEVLQKPTEARVR; encoded by the coding sequence ATGATTCTGCTACAAGCATCGCCAGCGATTGATACAACAGCAACTGCGGCACAGGCTCAAACCCAAAGCATTCAACTGTTCGATTTGGTGGCAAAAGGGGGATGGGTTATGATTCCCATTAGTATTTTGTTTTTCCTTACGCTGTACCTGATTATTGAACGCTGGCTGTTCATCCGGAGCAACACGAAGGTAGACGACAACTTCATCGACAATGTAAAGGACATGGTCATGCAGGGGAATATCAAGTCGGCCGAGTCGTTTTGCAAAAACCAGCGGAATTCCATTGGCCGTATTTTTGAAAAAGCCGTGGGTCGCCTGGGTTCACCCATCAAGGACATTGAAGGAACGCTGGAAACCGTCGGCCAGATCGAAATTTCCCGGCTGGAGCGCAATCTGGGTTATCTGGGAATTATTGCCGGTATCGCGCCGATGCTCGGTTTTATCGGTACGATCTCGGGGATCATCCGGATTTTCTATGACATTTCGCTATCCGATAACATCAGCGTGGGGATTATTGCCGGTGGTCTTTACGAAAAAATGATCACGTCGGGTGCGGGTCTGGTGGTCGGTGTAATTGCCTACACGGGCTATCACCTTCTGAACATGCTGATCGAAAAATTCACGCTAAAGCTGGAAATCAACGCCTTCGAGTTTATGGAAGTGTTGCAGAAACCAACCGAAGCACGGGTACGATAA
- a CDS encoding HupE/UreJ family protein: MSEFWVYLQLGFSHITDPGGYDHILFVIALCTIYTLNQWKQVLILVTAFTIGHSITLALATLRLINYSTDLIELLIPITILITAFTNFSHKFPVNRFAVDEKKSSVRYGLALAFGLIHGMGFSNYLRSLLGTETSIVKPLLAFNLGLELGQLLIVAIFLSIAFAAIEILRVRKHDWNLIISGIVVGMAFSLILNNEYLAELMK, from the coding sequence ATGAGTGAATTCTGGGTTTATCTTCAACTTGGCTTCTCCCACATCACCGATCCCGGCGGATACGATCATATTCTGTTTGTCATCGCTTTGTGCACCATCTATACGCTTAACCAATGGAAACAGGTATTAATTTTAGTAACCGCCTTTACCATTGGCCATTCGATCACGCTGGCTCTGGCTACGTTGCGCCTGATCAACTACAGCACCGATTTGATTGAATTGCTAATCCCCATTACCATTCTGATCACTGCTTTTACGAATTTCTCCCATAAATTTCCGGTCAACCGTTTTGCCGTCGATGAAAAAAAATCCAGCGTACGTTATGGGCTGGCGTTGGCCTTTGGACTCATTCACGGAATGGGGTTTTCCAATTATCTACGGAGTTTGTTGGGAACAGAAACCAGCATTGTCAAGCCCCTGCTGGCGTTTAACCTGGGTCTTGAGTTAGGCCAGCTTCTGATTGTGGCCATTTTCCTTAGCATTGCTTTTGCGGCGATAGAAATACTTCGGGTGCGCAAACACGACTGGAATCTCATTATCTCGGGCATTGTGGTAGGAATGGCCTTTTCATTAATTCTGAACAATGAGTATTTGGCCGAATTAATGAAGTAA
- a CDS encoding M1 family metallopeptidase — MNLRTFVLLAGLTTLTLGVRAQMPSNPQFKANDRFEQLGPALPTPNTFRTASGSPGRDYFENRADYDIKVELDDAKQKITGSETVTYFNNSPDELKYLWLQLDQNLFQEGSISSLSQTGSIDAKGMSTRAIQTMGTPRGIGKDAEKEYGYKISNVRDKAGKALKYTINQTMMRIELPTPLKPGQNFTFGLDWNFNVTEYYGRSGYEYFPKDGNYNYFIAHWFPRLAKYDDVNGWQNKQFLGGSEFTLIFGNYKVAITVPNDHIVAASGECQNYKQVLTGTQFQRLQKASTSKTPVIIVNQNEAVAAEKAKPTGKKTWIYKADNVRDFAFASSRKFIWDAMQTDVYGDGKKIWSMSYYPKEGNPLWEQYSTRAVEHTLKSYGKRTFKYPYPVAISCHGVAGGGMEYPMISFNGGRPEEDGTYSEQVKAGMIGVIIHEVGHNFFPMIVNSDERQWTWMDEGLNTFCQYLAEKEWDYNFPARRGEPRDIVDYMKSDKSMLSPVMTSGENVILLGPNAYAKPATALNILRETVMGRELFDYAFKEYANRWRFKSPTPADFFRTMEDASGVDLDWFWKGWFYGTDPVDQDLVEVDWFQVNSQNPEIVKAEARAEAQRRNNTISKQRDAATQKETVVSQDTSMRDFYNSYDPYKVTEADKKRYQDYLATLSPEERKLAESNTNFYTLSLKNKGGLPMPVIVRMEFEDGTDSVARFPAEIWRFNDADIRKVIATDKKVVQWTLDPFQEIADIDTDNNAFPRRSQPNRFQLFKQQQVTRPRNPMQQDRQPQQAPGTQGGSRNR, encoded by the coding sequence ATGAATTTAAGAACGTTTGTTCTTCTGGCCGGGTTGACTACGCTAACGCTGGGTGTTCGGGCGCAAATGCCAAGTAATCCGCAGTTCAAAGCGAACGACCGTTTTGAACAACTCGGACCAGCCTTGCCCACACCCAACACCTTTCGGACGGCCTCTGGAAGTCCAGGCCGGGATTATTTCGAAAACCGCGCTGATTATGACATCAAGGTTGAGCTGGATGATGCCAAGCAAAAAATCACGGGCTCCGAAACCGTTACTTATTTTAACAACTCCCCCGACGAGCTGAAATACCTCTGGCTGCAACTAGACCAGAACTTGTTTCAGGAAGGCTCAATCAGCAGCCTTTCGCAAACAGGTTCCATTGACGCGAAGGGCATGAGCACGCGGGCCATCCAAACAATGGGAACGCCGCGTGGCATTGGCAAAGATGCGGAAAAAGAATATGGGTATAAAATCAGTAATGTCCGGGATAAAGCTGGTAAAGCGCTGAAATACACCATTAACCAGACCATGATGCGGATTGAACTGCCGACGCCGCTCAAACCGGGTCAGAACTTCACGTTTGGTCTTGACTGGAATTTTAATGTAACGGAATATTACGGACGCAGCGGGTACGAGTATTTCCCGAAAGACGGTAACTACAATTACTTCATTGCGCACTGGTTCCCCCGACTGGCAAAATACGACGATGTGAACGGCTGGCAGAACAAGCAATTCCTGGGTGGTTCGGAGTTTACGCTCATTTTTGGGAATTATAAAGTGGCCATTACGGTGCCCAACGACCACATTGTAGCGGCTTCCGGCGAATGCCAGAACTACAAGCAAGTGCTTACCGGAACGCAGTTCCAGCGGTTGCAAAAGGCCTCTACGTCTAAAACACCCGTTATCATTGTTAATCAAAATGAAGCAGTAGCTGCCGAGAAAGCCAAGCCAACGGGTAAGAAAACCTGGATTTACAAAGCGGATAACGTTCGCGACTTCGCTTTTGCGTCTTCCCGCAAATTCATCTGGGATGCCATGCAAACCGACGTATATGGCGATGGTAAGAAAATCTGGAGCATGTCTTACTACCCGAAAGAAGGCAATCCACTGTGGGAGCAGTATTCAACGCGCGCGGTTGAGCATACGCTGAAATCCTACGGTAAACGTACCTTCAAATACCCGTATCCGGTAGCGATTTCCTGCCACGGCGTAGCGGGCGGCGGTATGGAATATCCCATGATCAGCTTCAACGGTGGCCGTCCCGAAGAGGATGGAACGTACTCCGAGCAAGTAAAAGCCGGTATGATTGGGGTAATTATTCACGAGGTAGGGCATAACTTCTTCCCCATGATTGTCAACTCCGACGAACGCCAGTGGACCTGGATGGACGAAGGCTTGAACACGTTCTGCCAATACTTAGCGGAAAAAGAATGGGATTATAACTTCCCGGCCCGTCGCGGTGAACCCAGAGACATTGTGGACTATATGAAGTCGGATAAGTCCATGTTATCGCCTGTCATGACTTCGGGTGAAAATGTGATTCTTCTCGGACCAAACGCCTACGCGAAGCCGGCCACGGCGCTGAACATCCTGCGCGAAACAGTAATGGGACGTGAGCTGTTCGACTACGCCTTTAAAGAGTACGCCAACCGCTGGCGCTTCAAAAGCCCAACGCCAGCCGACTTTTTCCGCACGATGGAAGATGCTTCCGGCGTCGATCTGGACTGGTTTTGGAAAGGCTGGTTCTACGGTACCGACCCCGTGGATCAGGATTTGGTAGAGGTTGACTGGTTCCAGGTTAATTCGCAAAATCCGGAAATCGTCAAAGCCGAAGCCCGCGCCGAAGCCCAACGCCGCAACAATACAATCAGCAAGCAACGCGATGCAGCTACGCAGAAAGAAACGGTGGTATCACAAGATACCAGTATGCGGGACTTCTACAACAGCTACGACCCGTATAAAGTAACGGAAGCTGATAAGAAAAGGTATCAGGATTATCTGGCAACCTTAAGCCCGGAAGAACGGAAGCTAGCGGAGTCGAATACCAATTTCTACACGCTGAGCCTAAAAAATAAGGGTGGCTTGCCAATGCCCGTCATCGTTCGGATGGAGTTTGAAGACGGCACAGACTCGGTAGCCCGTTTCCCGGCCGAAATCTGGCGGTTCAACGATGCTGATATTCGTAAAGTGATTGCCACGGATAAAAAAGTTGTGCAGTGGACGCTGGACCCTTTCCAGGAGATTGCCGACATTGATACGGATAACAACGCATTCCCCCGTCGGTCACAACCGAATCGGTTCCAGCTATTTAAGCAGCAGCAAGTGACGCGTCCACGCAATCCAATGCAGCAGGACCGCCAGCCGCAGCAAGCGCCGGGTACGCAGGGAGGAAGCCGAAACCGCTAA